The nucleotide window GGTCAGGGTATTCCTGAACAGCTTCACCAAAAGAGCAGAAGATAACACCCATCTCTTTCAGTTTGCCTTTAAAGGTAGTAGCTACGGAAACGCTGTCGAATACCGCGTCTACAGCTACACCAGCAAGTGCTTTCTGTTCGTTCAGCGGGATGCCCAGTTTTTCAAAAGTAGCCAGCAGTTCAGGATCTACTTCATCCAGACTGTTCAGTTGTTTTTTCTTGCGGGGAGCCGCGTAGTAGGAAATTGCCTGCAGGTCCAGTGCCGGCATCTCAAAGTGCTGCCAGCTGGGATACTGCATTTTCTTGAAGGCAGCGAATCCTTTCAGTCGCCATTCCAAAAGCCATTCCGGCTCGTTCTTTTTAGCAGAAATAAAGCGGATGATATCTTCGTTTAACCCCGTTGGAGCGATATCCATTTCAATGTCGGTGGTAAAGCCAAACTCATACTCCTTGTTGGCTATATCATCAATTATTTCGTTACTGTTTATCATACAAGTTTGATATTTATACAGCGAAGCTTTCGCCACAGCTGCATGTTCTGGTTGCATTCGGGTTGTTGAAGAAAAGGCCTTTGCCGTTGAGGCCATCAGAATAGTCCAGTTCGGTGCCGTATAGGTACAGCAGGCTCTTCATCTGTACTACTACTTTAATGCCTTTGTCTTCAAATACCTGGTCACCTTCTTCTTCTGTTGCTTCAAATTTCATCACGTATTCAAGTCCGGAGCAACCACCGCCTTTGACACCTACTCTTACAAAGGTGCCCGGTTCATGATGTTCTTTTTCCATCAATGCTTTAATATATGCTCCTGCTTTTTCTGAAACGGTTATCATAATCAGAATTGTTTTAAATGCTGTGTC belongs to Chitinophaga sp. HK235 and includes:
- a CDS encoding iron-sulfur cluster assembly accessory protein, which gives rise to MITVSEKAGAYIKALMEKEHHEPGTFVRVGVKGGGCSGLEYVMKFEATEEEGDQVFEDKGIKVVVQMKSLLYLYGTELDYSDGLNGKGLFFNNPNATRTCSCGESFAV